The Anguilla anguilla isolate fAngAng1 chromosome 19, fAngAng1.pri, whole genome shotgun sequence genome has a segment encoding these proteins:
- the LOC118218667 gene encoding guanylyl cyclase-activating protein 1-like: MGNSSGCTADDIQAVEMHLWYKKFMTECPSGQLTLHEFKQFFGLRGLDPEANAYIEQMFRTFDMNKDGTIDFMEYVAALSLVMRGKIEQKLRWYFKLYDVDGNGCIDRHELLNIIKAIRAINGTESQETSAEEFTNRVFDKIDINGDGELSLEEFVEGARNDEDFMDVMMKSLDLSHIMAMIHNRRNSV, encoded by the exons ATGGGGAACTCCAGCGGGTGCACGGCGGACGACATCCAGGCGGTGGAGATGCACCTGTGGTACAAGAAGTTCATGACGGAGTGCCCGTCGGGCCAGCTCACGCTGCACGAGTTCAAGCAGTTCTTCGGGCTCCGCGGCCTGGACCCCGAGGCCAACGCCTACATCGAGCAGATGTTCCGCACCTTCGACATGAACaag GACGGCACCATAGACTTCATGGAGTACGTGGCGGCGCTCAGCCTGGTGATGAGAGGCAAGATCGAGCAGAAGCTGCGCTGGTACTTCAAGCTGTACGACGTCGACGGCAACGGCTGCATCGACCGGCACGAGCTGCTCAACATCATCAAG gctatACGTGCCATCAATGGCACCGAGTCGCAGGAGACTTCTGCAGAGGAGTTCACTAACCGAGTATTCGACAAGATCGACATCAACGGAGACG GGGAGCTATCACTGGAGGAGTTTGTGGAAGGGGCACGGAACGATGAGGATTTCATGGACGTGATGATGAAGAGCCTGGATCTGTCTCACATAATGGCCATGATCCACAACCGCAGGAACAGCGtttaa